AGGTAATACTCAGAGTAATCAATATCTAAGCAAGAAAATTTGAGGACcgtacttcttttcttttggcttATGTTCGTGTCGTGTGTCCTTTATACAGATTTTCTCTCTAAAATAATTGTTCTCTGGAAAACATGGAGTAGTGCTTTGACTCTCATCAAGAGACCAATCAGAACCAGGATAACTGCAACTTTCACAATGGTAACTTAGGCCATGTTAACcttcttataaaaataaacaatagatAACAAAGGATCCAAGTGTCGCTGAATGTCATCTTCAAATACAAATCTTTGGAAATTTCAGATCAAGTAATAACACAAGTAGGGGGGGTCAAAGTACCTGACAAGGGATTGAAACGAATGATCCACGATATAATTGCTAACATCTTCAGCCATGTTATTATCCTGCTGGAAACTTTCTGAAGATCAGAATAGCAAGTCAGCTATGTCCAATCAGAAAGTAGCAGAATACACAGGAGAATCCAGGGAAACCACTTTCAAAATACTGAAATATTTCCAAGCAAACTAAATCCACCAGGCAACTTAGATACCTTTCAAAACCTGAAAGCTATCCTCGTTCAGAGCAGAACCAGCCAAATTCCTTATCACATCCTCGACAACATCAAACGGTGCAATCTTCAGCTCTTGAACTAAGTTATAAACCGACCTTCCATTCTCCAAATATATGTGCTTATTAGGGTGTTTCTTTTTCACACCAGCATGCCTCTCGAACTGATTAGCACTTAGAACCTTCCCACAAAACGAAATATGACATAGTTAAAAGACTGTGAAATTGCACCTAGCATCCTAATACAACCACACAAGAAATTTATGAAGAACAAACTTACTTTGGAGAAATCGCATGCAGTACAGCCACACAAATACCCACCCGAGTAGATTATCCCTTGAAGCTCTCTCTAAAGACCATTAAAAGTGatataagaacatatatatataacacctCTACAAATTATCATAACAAATCCAACCCCAAAAACGTGAACTTTACCGGAGGTGAGGTTGAAAAGTACTTCACCCGAGCACCATCGAGAATACCCGTCAACAATAGGTTCTTCACATTAGATGCGAAGTTGGTAAAGACAATCCTCTTCGAGGGTTTCACACCTAAAGTCGAAGAAGCTACATTCGAAGGAGAACCCTCCCAAGTATACTCAATCATGGGCAAACCACAGAAACCCTCATTTCGTTTACTGAGCTTAAACGTGATTTTAGTAATCCCGGTTGTGCTAAGATGCTTTGGAATCTCCCTTACGAAACAAGACGGCACATCATCACTCGACTGCGAGCTATCTGCTAACGATGCTGCGCCATATTCACTCTGTTTCTCGTCGTTGTCGTCGCTGCTTAGAGTGTCATCGGAAACAGAGCAAGACCCAACGCGGTCACCTGAACTCGATTTAGCAGGATTGCTAGTGATATCGCGAAAACTAGAGGCAATATCAACGGGAGACAGGACTGGGTTTGATATTTCAGACCTGATGTCATCGTTTGAAGCTTCCTTGGCTTGTCTCTTGTTAGAATAAAGCTctccttgttgttgttcttgtacactatcttcttcttcaaaacacACACGGTCTCTCTTTAATCCTTTCTTCAGTTCTGAACTCTCTTCCACCATATCTCCTTCCATTGTAAAATTGCTCAAGTTTCACACAATGGCGTTTCAATCCGTAAAACATGTAGTGCCTGGGGTCTCAATCCCAAATCGGAGAAAAgatgcgattttttttttttttttaaatataaaaatcaacTGGGAGAAACGTatggatttgttgagtaagacATAGtcacatatgtatatatgaatcaaatgaaaatattcatAGCGATACTCGTAAGAAGAACAAAACGGGGTGGATTGGATTGGGAACCCTAAGCTCGACCATAATCGACGGTTGGGGAAGATGAAAATTGTGGATCTAAGATTTGCAAGAAAACGATTAGAAAAATCGATTTTGGAGACAAAATCCAAAGGTAGGAGAAGAcgaattagggttagggtttttggGAAGTGATATAAAGAAGAGGAGGGAAAAGAGCGAGAGAGAGGACGTGTTACGCGGCAACGAACCAGAACGAAAAGCTCTCTCTATTAGCggtcccttctttttttttttttttttttttttttttNTTttaaatgagagagagagagagagaagagagatgaagaagaagacaaaagcaaGATTAAAACGATGATGCATTTTATAGGTTTCCAAATAAGAAAACTTATccgattaaaaaatatatatatataccttatcCTAAtactcaaaatattttaaataacatcACACAATGTAATGGTCGATAAATATGTAGAATCAATAGATTTTAACAgctttttaagatattttattggtggaaattttttttaaaaaaattatacatatggTGGaataattgaaattttttatttagcGGGACAActggaatttttttattttctagtgTTGAGTTGAGGTGAGTTCGATCCTCTCCAGTCTCCATCACATCCTTTAAAAATTACTTAAGAGTAAATTTGCGATTCGTATTGGTTATTGTACATAGTACTATGTTTTCATAGAGAAAGAGGTCTATCTAGGCACTTGATCTAATGTTACTGCTAAATTTCAACTACTGATTAAAGAAGCtaaaaacaaaggagaaaaagGTGTTCAAATCTCCAACTATTCATATTTTGTCatggattatttttttcattctaaaaaaaaaatgaaacgacTAGGACTTCGGATTTGCATTGTTTGTGTATTCAAAGTTTAACTAATTTCATTTAGTTATAAGCACAATTCAAAATAATGTTTATGAATACGATAAAATACTTAGTTTGTGGGGGAATTGACCGTTTTTCCCCATTATAGAGTGACATTTATTCTCTCTAGCTGGAAATTAGTAGATTGATTCagcaaattagagagagaggtaaaaggaaagataacaaaaatatatcaatgaaaaaaattacaCTACAATTACACACACATAGTGGTACAACCACTTAGGAGGTTTTTAGGATCAATGCTAAGTGTTTAGGAAATATTTGGAAAAAGATTATGTAAGTATATAAGAAAGATCTTTATACAAGGGGATAAACTTTATTATTGAAACACTCAAAAGGTTACAAGAACTCTTAAGACTCTTACTCAAACTCACTCACTTAAGCTTGAATGAAACTCTTCACCAAGCNCACTCTTCACCAAGCCTCAGTATTTATATTACAAGTCTTAGGGAATATTACATAGAATATTccttaagatatttttatgctttattttacaaccctccatttattcaactctctactttattttacaaccctccatttattcaactatctCACAACCATATATTTCACTATCATATATTACTCACTTATTACTTATTCCCACTGTCTCCAAAAGAGAGGCGACGTCTATCTTATTTGTTGTCGTCTTCTTCACTGTCTGAAGCGACTTCTGTGACGTAGATCTTTTGGCCTGGAATGTATCGTTTATCTTGTATTTTTTCCCTTCAACTTTGTAGACCGGATGATCTGGATTTGATTGTGGCCATGCGTACTGATCATGAAAGCCTGCTAACACTTGTCGTATTTCTTCAGTGAATCCTAGCGGGTAGACGTGTCTGTTGTGCCAGTGTGCTGTGTGAGGACAAAGAAGATTAGGGTCAACTTCAAATTCATTAAATCCATTCAATAATGCAATTTGCTTTGCACGTTGATGGAAATTCCCCGAGGCAAAAGCATCATTATTGTAGCTTGTCTCAACGTTCGCATCATATTTCTTTAGGATAATGATTTCTCcgtcttgttcttcttggatTGTAGTAATCCTGAACATGACAAGTATATCCAACTCAGGCTGTGCACGAACATGTTCTTGCCACCAGGTAACATCGTGGAATAATGTGAGccatttgtataataatttgtaatgcGCCTTCCGTCTGGTCAATATGCATTTCGCCAAGTACTGGAGCAGTTGACTTTTATGGATGAGGACCGCAATAGTGTAAAGATCTGCCATGTACCAGAGTAGGAGGTATGCTTCTATAGGAAACCGGCTATAATGAGCAGGGTTCATATGAATGGTGGTAAGGAAGGGATAGGCCGGGTGGTAAGGGAGGCCAAGAAGTGGACCCTGATCAAGACCATATCGGTGTATATAGAGCTTTAGAAAACCATGCAGTGTCTCAATCCCTCTGTAGATCAATACATTGTCGAGTAACGATTGTCTTATTCCATGCGGCATATCGGCAATCTTTTTCCGCAGGTTATTTTCTGTTGGATCGTCTGGACTGAGGGTGTATATCATGGGTACTATTGTCGAGATTTGACGCTGAGTTCTTGAAAGAAAATCTAGGAGGAAgttattttttcctttgatgTGTTTAACATCGAATTTCCACTGGGAAAACCAACTTGCCCACCTGAGTAACTGAGCTTGTGGTAGTCCCTTCTGCTTGAACTGAATCATTTTTGGAAAGGATGACATGTCCATCTCGATGAGGAAATGTTGGCCCACCATCAAGGAAATGGTTGAGTGGTTGATAGTTGACGTAGAATGCTTCGCATGCCCAAGGTGAAGTGGTCTTCTCAATGAGGTCTTCTTTCTGGAGTTGGTCAATCTCTTCAAGTGCAAGATTGTAGTGATCTGGGTTCATTCCTGGGTGACTTGCTTTAGTTGGGTTGATATCTTCATTCTTCTTGAAGGGTAAGGATATGAAGAAATCTAGATTCTTCCATAAAGGAGATGAGCATTTTGTGAGAAACTCCGAATGAGATGTGGCGCAAGACGTCTTTgcaatttcttcttttattggaTTAAGCATCTCCATAGGGTATAGATGAGACACCGTTGTCCAAGGTAGCAACtgatttttgtgtttgagaCCTTTCGGGTGCCACGAAACTCTCCGAAGACTATGAAGGATGTCAAATCCAAGTATAAAGTCCTTTCCAGGGAGTTCAGAACCATATACTTTGGATTTAATCATGTATCCGGGGAAAAGTTGGATGTAAATTGGCTTGCTGATAAGAGAGATATGAAATATCTGGCCGTTGGCTGCTTTGAAAGCGACTGAACATGAATTCCAATGTGAGGCTGGGAGGAGGTCTGGTTTGATGATGGATGAAGCAGCTCCAGTGTCAAAATAGGCAATGACCGGTATTGGTTTATCATACTTGTTTGGGAAGATGTAGATCTTGGCATTTGGAGATGGTTGGGTTAGATACACCAATTCTTCTTGATGTGATTGCTCTACTTTGCAGAAATCGAATGTGTAGAGGTCAAACAACATGAACTGGTCGTCTCTATCGCTTTCATCTCCAGTATCCTCTTCTGAAGATTCATCTTCTAATTCCATACCCATTGCAAGAACTGTATCATCAGTTGGTTCATCATCAAGGGAAAAGATGGATTCAATATCTGAGTCGTCAATATCTTCAACTTGTGCCAAGTAGCCAAGGaggttgtctctcttcttcttgttaggacaTTGTTTCGCATAATGTCCCTTCTTCTTGCAGATGTAACATCTGTCTGATTTTTTGAAAcctctttgagttttcttcctgaagaatttccatttctttctaGAAGATAGCTTTGGATATTTCTTCTGCCACTTGCTTCTatagctcttttcttttccatgacTTGTAGAACAATGGCATCTCTTGTCTCTGCATTTGATATTGAGTTCTGGCCGATCACATGCTTTTCCTAGAAGCTTTCCTTGTTCTTGAAGCTGTTTGAAAAACTTCTGGTGGTTGCATAGCTTTTCAAGGGCTGCCagagaaatttgatatatttctccaaGTGAAGCTTGGTTGAGAGGCATATTCTTGAGAGACAATATCCTTGACGTTTCATTTCCAAGTGGTTCTGGAAGTGAATTCAGGTACGCCTGCTTGAGGTTGACGTCATCTATCCCATTCAGGGCATAGAATCTCTTTGACATTCGCTCATAATGTCTTTCAAGATCCTTCCTCTTGAAGGAGCAGCATCTCATGCTAAGGTACTCTTCTCTGGCTTGGATAGTATAATGATCCCATGTGCCGAGAAATTCATTGTGGATGTGTCCCACCAAGGCATCGATTGTTGGAGATTGTCGGATTTGTAATTGTCGATATTGGCCTAAGCTTATCCACCATTGCCTGAGACGTCCTTGTAATTTAGAAACCAGTTTATCAATCGATGTAGGCAAAATGGCTCCTGGGTTGAGTTGTTGTTCTGTTAGCCATGCATGCATCTCATATACTTTGTCGCGCCATTTTGAAGGGGGaatatcatcaaaagaaaaacccttATTTGGTTCTGTATTAAACCGCAGATTTCCTTCTGTCTTATTTCGTCCAGTTTCTTGAGTTTCTTCATATACGTTTCCACCTTCACTTTCTACGTCTTCTTCAACCACAGCCGGTGAGGCCATCGTAAAAGGTGGGATTATGACctcatcattttcatcttttattggCGTCTTTTTCATCATagttttttgagaattttttttttctcgttttgcAACCTTCTCAAGAAAGACAGTGATTGGATTAGCACGCTCCACCATGAATTGCGCTTTGCTGGTTTCGGGTTGATCTTGAGATTTTGATGTCTCGGACAAAGGTTTGGGTGGTTCAAGTATGACTTCCTTCCCTGTTCTTTTTTCTattggctttttctttttggtagactGTTGTTCATAAACAACTTTTGTTGGTAAGAAGGAGGATGCTCCGAAAATACTTGGGTcttgagaaaaagataaaggTTGTGTTTGGGCTGTGTAAGGTGGTGTGTAGATGGGGTATGGTGTGAAAAGATCATATGGCATTGGAGGTTGGGTTTTGGGTTGGTTTTGTAAGGAGTTTAGCTGAGCTTTTAGGGACTTTAGCCCAGACTCTTTTTGGGACATGAGGGGAGAGTTTATGGAGACAGTAGTTGCAAGGTGGAGAAGTTCTTGGTGGAGAGAGGTTATCTTTTTGGTGAGTTCTTTAATGGAAAGGTCCANNNNNNNNNNNNNNNNNNTTTATGGAAATGTCCATGATGGTTACCTTTTTGTCAATCTGGCTTAGGAGATAGTTTTGGGTTGTGGCGTTCTCCGACTGCCAGTTCAAAGTTGCTTCTGTGGCGATGATCTGCTTTACTGAGCCATCTGGGTTCTTAACATTTGGATTCCGGATTTTCCATGagtgttttatattgttttcttcaaactctTTGGATGGAAATGGTGAATCCTACTGTGATGGAGGTCCGAACATGTAACTCAGTTGTACCTCTTCTTTGTCAGGTGTTGTGGGAGTTGAGCCACCTGAATACAATACATAGTATTCAAAATTCTTGCCACTTGGTTCTCCGAGAAGGCCAACTTGTGTGTCTCCAGACTCAAATCGTTCTTTGAGGGTTTGttgtgtagttttcttttttctccttcgCCTTGgggtgtcatcatcatcagaactaTTCATCTGGCAGTGTTGGCAATCACAAACATCAAAGAATTTGTGGCCCTTTTCATCTTGAAAAGAGTAAATGGGATCTCCCAGCGAATCAAAAGATGAGATTGGAACACCATCTAAACGTGGATGGTTTTCCAAAGTTTGAGCTTCTTCAAAAGGAgtaattatattgatttctgtGCAGAAAGCCGTTGGTCttgacttttcttcttgttgcttaaaAGCAATCTCTACAGCTCCATCTTTTCTCCTATGAATAGAAGAGTCCACCGATTGTATTGGGGTGCTACGGTCATGGAGCTTTTCGTAATTGGTAACCCATGATTCTGGAAGCAACTTGACAAGCTCATCTCTAGGAATCTGTCTAGGAATATGGATGCACGACGGGCTATGCTGGGATTCCAATTGTATGAGTAGCGCATCTTCAGTGTCTCTAGG
The Camelina sativa cultivar DH55 chromosome 6, Cs, whole genome shotgun sequence genome window above contains:
- the LOC109133343 gene encoding uncharacterized protein LOC109133343 encodes the protein MISLRINEGMIHHWRTQGYTHLHYGAICLALTLHGRKGLPVVARVALLDTRYKEYQHACIATIQTTLNAGTVFVTLFPNFNVALEDPQIYQNMQIQLQITGAPQIGNTYAATLHHQMAYRVQNHAMDLSLPRDTEDALLIQLESQHSPSCIHIPRQIPRDELVKLLPESWVTNYEKLHDRSTPIQSVDSSIHRRKDGAVEIAFKQQEEKSRPTAFCTEINIITPFEEAQTLENHPRLDGVPISSFDSLGDPIYSFQDEKGHKFFDVCDCQHCQMNSSDDDDTPRRRRKKKTTQQTLKERFESGDTQVGLLGEPSGKNFEYYVLYSGGSTPTTPDKEEVQLSYMFGPPSQ